A stretch of the Leishmania donovani BPK282A1 complete genome, chromosome 21 genome encodes the following:
- a CDS encoding hexokinase, putative, which translates to MATRVNNLLSHIAIRDSDSEEMRYIKQRLALASLATQFTMSSEKMKQLTMYMIHEMVEGLEGRPSTVRMLPSFVYTSDPAKATGVYYALDLGGTNFRVLRVSLRGGKVDDRTDSKFVIPKSALVGDATDLFDFIAQSVKKMMSENAPDDLEKRVPLGFTFSFPVDQKAVNKGLLIKWTKGFSTKNVEGNDVVELLQASLRRVRVNVNVVALCNDTVGTLVARYFVDTDVQVGVIIGTGSNACYFERASAVTKDPAVSARGNAVTPINMECGNFDSKYKYALPITVYDDEMDAITPNRENQRQEKLVSGMYLGEISRRLIVHLAQLGCLPRGLVDGLCRPWAFESKHMGMIAADQMPGLQFTRELIKRIAGVDVTDMSDLHTIREACCLVRNRAAQQGAVFTAAPMLKTRTQGLATVAVDGSVYEKTPSFQRLYQECITSILGSTSNVKVVLQKDGSGVGAAMICALAANKK; encoded by the coding sequence ATGGCCACCCGCGTGAACAACCTCCTGAGCCACATCGCTATCCGCGACTCGGATAGCGAGGAGATGCGCTACATCAAGCAGCGTCTCGCgctcgcctccctcgccaccCAGTTCACCATGTCCTCGGAGAAGATGAAGCAGCTCACCATGTACATGATCCACGAGATGGTGGAGGGTCTTGAGGGCCGCCCGAGCACCGTGCGCATGCTGCCGTCCTTCGTGTACACGTCCGACCCGGCCAAGGCCACCGGTGTGTACTACGCGCTCGACCTCGGCGGCACAAACTTCCGTGTGCTTCGTGTGagcctgcgcggcggcaaggtgGACGACCGCACCGACTCGAAGTTCGTCATCCCGAAGAGTGCCCTGGTTGGCGACGCCACGGACCTGTTCGACTTCATTGCGCAGAGCGTGAAGAAGATGATGTCGGAGAACGCCCCCGACGACCTGGAGAAGCGCGTGCCGCTGGGGTTCACCTTCTCCTTCCCGGTGGACCAGAAGGCCGTCAACAAGGGACTGCTGATCAAGTGGACAAAGGGCTTTTCGACGAAGAACGTGGAGGGCAACGAtgtggtggagctgctgcaagcgtcgctgcgccgcgtgcgcgtcaACGTGAACGTCGTGGCGCTCTGCAACGACACCGTCGGCACGCTGGTGGCCCGCTACTTCGTGGACACGGACGTGCAGGTGGGCGTCATCATCGGCACCGGCTCCAACGCCTGCTACTTTGagcgcgcctctgccgtcaCGAAGGACCCCGCCGTGTCTGCccgcggcaacgccgtcacGCCGATCAACATGGAGTGCGGTAACTTCGACTCCAAGTACAAGTACGCGCTGCCCATCACCGTGTACGATGATGAGATGGACGCGATCACCCCCAACCGCGAGAACCAGCGCCAAGAGAAGCTCGTCTCCGGCATGTACCTGGGTGAGATCTCTCGCCGCTTGATCGTGCACCTGGCTCAGCTCGGCTGCCTGCCCCGCGGGCTGGTGGATGGCCTGTGCAGGCCGTGGGCATTCGAGAGTAAGCACATGGGTATGATCGCCGCCGATCAGATGCCCGGCCTGCAGTTCACCCGCGAGCTCATCAAGCGCATCGCTGGTGTGGATGTGACTGATATGTCCGACCTGCACACAATTCGCGAGGCCTGCTGCCTGGTGCGTAACCGCGCCGCTCAGCAGGGCGCTGTCTTCACTGCTGCTCCGATGCTCAAGACCCGCACGCAGGGtctcgccaccgtcgccgtcgacggctCCGTGTACGAGAAGACGCCGTCCTTCCAGCGCCTGTACCAGGAGTGCATAACGAGCATCCTCGGAAGCACGTCGAACGTgaaggtggtgctgcagaaAGACGGTagcggtgtcggcgccgcgaTGATCTGCGCGCTGGCCGCCAACAAGAAGTAG
- a CDS encoding protein kinase, putative, with amino-acid sequence MATVDTVRGRYSSYKLLNEVGRGGSALVYRAQDVATRKDVAVKQLFGNRPQDMEDWLREVDALHTLNNHHCPHVVKYLDHMQQHDRLFLVEEFTEHGSLLRRLKENSKLPEDIACRYIYQVLTALYHMAPWGVVHGDLKASNILLFDGDVVKLTDFALRSHGEDDHEDGERRTTAASTPSAEALPLMRGSRAGRGAGEECSGSALSVFRGSAYWAAPEVLAGASKATAASDIWSVGCLAVELLTGAPPYFERPIHNAIHHILKSYYEVLCESEASRVGAAGTSRASTNPATPSAAMGSGDDDGPRGPRKKKNGAKDGCGAAPQKTDVASARRATATTSTHNPPKEPVDAVKTAASSGAVCASDRNEVATPLCEAALLPPLPEDVHLSDECLSFLRMCFRPRAVDRPSAGELLHDPWFLDCTVPQLLRAAREGRPMNGTTGDESVSAGTSSGSRFGVIEQWVKRNLTCDNESRCEAWLNSDALPLLVPVLTPRIMTPKYIGNVMWCFSQFAESRSALATLFVDRLGSTELWGVEELTSACDADHLATLFRRCCATQDAQVPVYTPADPRALRFVLGLEKEKVLACVRALHSRLVLEPTAAAMAADASSLATATDDTAVDLNDCPASSRDPAAPAHAAPDRAPASLQEQHEQQQRARERLLSDGGAAVLCQCVEAQCKAAFLSNTAPMMEWSTMNLLFDVLCTIEPLAGGQALLWGLGADLSGGHTSPSSTVGTGGGGAAILKSLTVVVNPCGGRGGGELNSTWEKSSPGTGPPLLVSPISVSPQESIPTTAAAAGGGGGPLSSLGSTMGFGCHTVSGLPPESVQWATSMTWLLAVQEAARHLCEAAVRLLTRYIPVARRCRAEYLEKAGVSLTATLVLVASSEVVSTDVRCAAVEALPQLQASSLRATRYLRDPVRCIALLALTLKRSYGVPALTSCLLTAITAMTSEKQMLAACTGCPWVWESLVSLLREVEAADKAAAAGGKRSSSALHSAASTDGGAAEGAVAPPALVAAAASPTSVKSPSASSSSGAVAAGGAAVFADIVVLLSRWFAEVTPTALLSSAVTAAAAASEAIPALGHPAASLPLPVFLQTLRCQLIALSQNGRVCHGDLMPDVAKALRHLAPLEAAAVAASTSTATVA; translated from the coding sequence ATGGCCACCGTAGACACCGTCAGGGGGCGGTACTCGTCCTACAAGCTGCTCAACGAAGttggccgcggtggcagcgcgctCGTGTACCGCGCGCAGGACGTGGCCACACGCAAAGATGTTGCCGTGAAGCAGCTCTTTGGCAACCGGCCGCAGGACATGGAAGACtggctgcgcgaggtggacGCCCTACACACGCTCAACAACCATCATTGCCCGCATGTCGTGAAGTACCTGGACcacatgcagcagcacgatCGACTCTTCCTCGTGGAGGAGTTCACCGAGCACGgatcgctgctgcgccgtctgAAGGAAAACAGCAAGCTTCCGGAGGACATCGCTTGCCGGTATATCTACCAGGTGCTGACGGCCCTGTATCATATGGCCCCGTGGGGCGTCGTGCACGGCGACTTGAAGGCGTCAAACATTCTTCTCTTCGACGGCGATGTCGTGAAACTGACGGACTTTGCACTGCGCTCGCATGGCGAGGACGATCACGAGGATGGCGagcggcgcaccaccgcggcctcCACGCCTTCTGCCGAAGCACTGCCCCTCATGAGGGGCAGCCGCGCCGGGAGGGGCGCTGGTGAAGAGTGCTCTGGCTCTGCCCTCTCGGTGTTCCGCGGCTCCGCTTACTGGGCAGCGCCGGAAGTCCTCGCCGGTGCATCGAaggcaacggcggcgagcgACATCTGGTCGGTGGGCTGCCTCGCGGTGGAGTTGCTCACGGGTGCCCCGCCGTACTTCGAGCGCCCCATCCACAACGCCATTCATCACATCCTCAAGAGCTACTACGAGGTGCTCTGTGAAAGCGAGGCCAgccgcgtcggtgctgccggcaccTCGCGCGCGTCCACCAACCCCGCAACCCCAAGCGCGGCAATGGGCTctggcgacgatgacgggCCGCGTGGGCCCcggaagaagaaaaacggaGCGAAAGACGGgtgtggtgcagcgccgcaaaaAACAGACGTGGCGTCCGCGCGGAGggcgacggcaacgacgagCACCCACAATCCGCCGAAGGAGCCGGTCGATGCGGTCAAGACAGCCGCATCTAGCggcgctgtgtgtgcatcaGACCGGAATGAAGTGGCCACGCCTCtgtgcgaggcggcgctgctcccgcCGCTTCCCGAGGACGTGCACTTGAGCGATGAATGTCTGTCGTTTCTACGGATGTGCTTCCGCCCCCGCGCGGTAGACCGGCCGTCGGCCGGAGAGCTGCTCCACGATCCGTGGTTTCTGGACTGCACCGTGCCGCAGCTTCTGCGGGCAGCGCGCGAGGGTCGGCCTATGAACGGGACGACAGGCGACgagagcgtcagcgccggcaccagcagcggcagccgctttGGGGTGATTGAGCAGTGGGTGAAGCGCAACCTGACATGTGATAACGAGAGCCGGTGCGAGGCGTGGCTGAACAGCGacgcactgccgctgctggtgccggtgctgacGCCGCGTATTATGACACCCAAGTACATTGGGAACGTGATGTGGTGCTTTTCCCAGTTTGCCGAGAGCCGCTCAGCCTTGGCGACGCTCTTTGTGGACCGGTTGGGGTCGACAGAGCTCtggggggtggaggagctgacgTCGGCGTGCGACGCGGACCACCTCGCCACCCTCTttcggcggtgctgtgcaaCGCAGGACGCACAGGTGCCCGTGTACACCCCGGCAGAcccgcgtgcgctgcgctttGTCCTGGGCctggagaaggaaaaggttctggcatgtgtgcgtgcgctgcactcGCGTCTCGTGCTCGAGccgacggccgcggcgatggcTGCGGATGCGAGCTCGctggccaccgccacagaCGACACCGCAGTGGATCTGAACGACtgccccgcctcctcgcgtgACCCCGCGGCGCCCGCGCATGCGGCGCCGGATCGCGCACCGGCATCCCTTCAAGAGCAGCATGAACAACAGCAGCGTGCCCGTGAGCGACTactcagcgacggcggcgcggcggtgctgtgccaGTGCGTGGAGGCGCAGTGCAAGGCAGCTTTCCTGAGCAACACAGCGCCCATGATGGAGTGGAGCACGATGAACCTGCTGTTTGACGTGCTCTGCACCATCGAGCCGCTGGCGGGCGGGCAGGCGTTGCTGTGGGGGCTCGGCGCTGACCTCAGCGGTGGTCACACCTCCCCGAGCTCTACTGTGGGCacaggtggtggtggagcggcGATTTTGAAATCGCTGACGGTTGTCGTCAACCCGtgcggaggacgaggcggcggtgagtTGAACAGCACCTGGGAAAAGTCGTCGCCAGGGACAGGTCCCCCGCTTTTGGTGTCACCGATCTCGGTGAGCCCGCAGGAGTCGATtccgacgacagcggcagcggcgggcggcggtggcggcccgCTGAGCTCCCTAGGCAGCACTATGGGGTTCGGATGCCACACCGTCAGCGGCCTTCCACCGGAGTCAGTGCAGTGGGCCACATCTATGACATGGCTGCTCGCAGTGCAGGAAGCAGCGCGCCACCtgtgcgaggcagcggtgcgcctgCTCACCCGCTACATCCCAGTCGCCAGAAGGTGCAGGGCCGAGTACCTCGAGAAGGCCGGTGTCAGTCTGACTGCAACGCTGGTCCTCGTGGCCTCGAGCGAGGTGGTCAGCACCGACGTACGATGCGCGGCTGTCGAAgccctgccgcagctgcaggcgagcTCGCTCCGTGCAACCCGGTACCTGCGCGACCCGGTGCGCTGCATTGCCCTGCTGGCGCTCACCCTGAAGCGGTCCTACGGTGTCCCCGCGCTGACATCGTGCCTGCTCACAGCCATCACCGCTATGACGTCTGAGAAGCAGATGCTAGCGGCCTGCACCGGCTGCCCGTGGGTGTGGGAATCACTGGTGTCCCTGCTAAGAGAAGTGGAGGCAGCTGacaaagccgccgccgctggtggcaagcgcagcagctcggctctccacagcgccgccagcaccgacggtggcgcggccGAGGGGGCCGTCGCCCCACCTGCCTtagtagcagcagcggcgagtcCCACATCAGTCAAATCGCCtagcgccagcagcagcagcggcgctgttgctgctggtggcgctgctgtttttGCCGACATTGTTGTTCTTCTCTCGCGTTGGTTCGCGGAGGTGAcaccgacggcgctgctgagcagtGCCgtaacagcagcagcagcggcatcggaAGCAATACCTGCCCTCGGTCATCCAGCAGCGTCCCTACCCCTCCCGGTGTTTCTGCAGACACTTCGCTGCCAGCTCATAGCGCTGTCGCAGAACGGTCGTGTCTGCCACGGTGATCTGATGCCGGAtgtggcgaaggcgctgcggcatTTGGCCCCTctcgaagccgccgccgtcgccgcgtcaACGTCGACGGCCACGGTGGCGTGA
- a CDS encoding actin-like protein, putative, with amino-acid sequence MPRVQLFIDNGGYSVKALYLPASADTSSRSAATHASALTNSSTHGEVAATATTLAPAPKVLVVPNCVGAAVYAGTGIMGDQLDHLPHYHGLMVRRPVDRGFVVDGGLQARVWEHVLQHFSIESEEEVDVWLTVPFAAPKAVAQLLWLLCTRSFRFGSVTIVSSSFMSLIAYNFARGASAPSSAARKRPRSTVDTDAQESPGCSGNSATGGGMAIMVDVGFSATTVVPYVNYIPVHSSAVRLDVGGKVLTNRLKEYISFSQMNVMEDTWLINHVKEQCCVVARHPRRSLQRYAALWKGRARDEVEAVVGTVSTLRREGGGGGGGGDGQSPRSQRPGAPAAGVLTSPDVPIRYYLPTIPALLPLGVLEAELPSRLPKTSGVDAAALQHLLLCQERFLIPELLFTPADVGINQQGVAQAITEGIFQRGLLQHLTKLLRPLLLHNVCVYGGTASQPNFRDRLEAEVAAVAPQSPDCDADLDLKDSKRSSKSSSSRHGAAEACADRATCLSATPALPEFLLTAGGASTDLSLQPLLGAWCLLSATVDGGSNGGASQRELLRLRALVHQRSGIELQHPPAGRVTVETFQHALERML; translated from the coding sequence ATGCCGCGCGTGCAGCTGTTCATTGACAACGGGGGCTACAGCGTCAAGGCTCTCTATCTTCCCGCCTCGGccgacaccagcagcaggtCGGCAGCGACACATGCCTCAGCACTCACAAACAGCTCGACGCATGGGGAGGTAGCAGCGACGGCCACTACTCTCGCGCCTGCGCCCAAGGTGCTTGTCGTGCCGAACTGTGTAGGGGCTGCTGTGTACGCTGGCACAGGTATCATGGGTGACCAGCTTGATCACCTGCCGCACTATCACGGGCTCATGGTGCGCCGGCCAGTGGACCGCGGCTTCGTCGTGGATGGTGGCCTGcaggcgcgtgtgtgggagcacgtgctgcagcacttcTCCATCgagtcggaggaggaggtggatgTATGGCTGACGGTGCCCTTTGCCGCCCcgaaggcggtggcgcagctgctctggCTACTGTGCACGCGCAGTTTTCGCTTCGGCTCCGTGACAAtcgtgagcagcagcttTATGAGTCTCATCGCCTACAACTTTGCGAGGGGCGCATCGGCCCCCTCCAGCGCTGCCCGCAAGCGTccccgcagcaccgtcgacACCGATGCGCAAGAGTCGCCCGGCTGCTCTGGCAACAGCGCCACCGGTGGCGGCATGGCTATCATGGTGGATGTCGGCTTctctgccaccaccgtcgtcCCTTATGTGAACTACATCCCTGTGCACAGCTCTGCTGTGCGCCTCGACGTGGGTGGCAAGGTGCTCACTAACCGACTGAAGGAGTACATCAGCTTTTCGCAGATGAACGTGATGGAAGACACGTGGCTCATCAATCACGTCAAGGAGCAGTGCTGCGTCGTGGCACGGCACCCGCGGCGCAGTCTCCAGCGCTATGCTGCACTGTGGAAGGGCAGAGCCCGGGatgaggtggaggcggtTGTGGGTACAGTGTCGACGCTGCggagagaaggcggcggcggcggcggcggcggcgacgggcAATCTCCCCGATCCCAGAGGCccggcgcgccagcggcgggTGTTTTGACCTCACCAGATGTGCCGATCCGCTACTACCTACCCACGATACcggctctcctccccctcggTGTGCTAGAGGCTgagctgccgtcgcgccTGCCAAAGACGAGTGGCGtggatgccgctgcgctgcagcacctcctgctcTGTCAGGAGCGCTTCTTGATTCCGGAGTTGCTCTTCACGCCGGCTGATGTCGGCATTAACCAGCAAGGTGTAGCCCAGGCCATCACAGAGGGCATCTTTCAGCGAGGGCTCCTCCAGCATCTAACGAAGTTGCTCcggccactgctgctccacaATGTTTGCGTGTACGGCGGTACAGCCTCTCAGCCGAACTTCCGCGATCGCTTGGAGGCcgaggtggcagcggtggccccGCAGTCCCCGGATTGCGACGCAGATTTGGACTTGAAGGATAGCAAGCGCAGTAgcaaaagcagcagcagccggcacgGTGCCGCGGAAGCCTGCGCGGATCGTGCCACATGCCTCTCCGCCAccccggcgctgccggagtTTCTCTTGAcggccggcggcgcctccacaGACCTCTCCCTGCAGCCACTGCTCGGTGCGTGGTGCCTCTTGTCGGCGACGGTGGACGGCGGAAGCAATGGCGGCGCGTCGCAGCGAGAGCTACTTCGGCTTCGCGCATTGGTGCATCAGCGGTCAGGGATCGAGTTGCAGCACCCACCAGCAGGCCGAGTGACGGTGGAGACATTCCAGCACGCGCTAGAGCGCATGTTGTGA
- a CDS encoding calmodulin-like protein, whose amino-acid sequence MSVLSEAQRTCASLQFLLLDQDSDGFIGSHELGAYLRAIGLYPSQSDIAGYIALVDPEEQGRVSQESALALYEKLYPQRTTPEELYAALKVLDDDADGYLTTTQLRHILVNLGARISQEEAEEILCDVEKDGEGMIMVDDIIQLLMPTEGEERL is encoded by the coding sequence ATGAGCGTACTGTCGGAGGCACAGCGAACTTGTGCGTCTCTGCAgttcctgctgctggaccAGGACTCGGACGGCTTCATCGGCAGTCATGAGCTGGGGGCCTACCTGCGTGCCATCGGGCTCTACCCTTCGCAGAGCGACATTGCAGGCTACATCGCCCTTGTCGACCCGGAGGAGCAAGGACGTGTATCGCAGGAgagcgcgctggcgctgtaCGAAAAGCTCTACCCACAACGCACCACCCCCGAAGAGCTCTACGCTGCACTCAAGGTTttggacgacgacgccgacggctaCCTTAccacgacgcagctgcggcacatcCTCGTCAACCTCGGCGCTCGCATCtcgcaggaggaggcggaagagaTACTGTGCGACGTGGAGAAGGACGGAGAGGGCATGATTATGGTAGACGACATCATCCAACTGCTGATGCCCaccgagggagaggagcgcctgtga
- a CDS encoding hexokinase, putative, with protein sequence MCMCMCKCVCVCVCVTARVYVYMCMHIYIRISLSMSRSRSVSANVRARGERGGRLSFHVLSLVRPRPPHPLLTEHRGDQNEIWPSPPVSSACKNTYTHTLLPDMDRAATIKRTRARVHKSGVVCTDEEEEAQYTSPPLALYALPRPLIFGSRTKSSMYGRMMRHAAAYLATPALPSSPSHPLLFVSFPHSFASTRYDGHHRCPPPFLTLPPARPTHPTNTRTRWSTARLHLPPPLEVSYNSQTPFTPLLSSSAHTPPLPTTLHSVTMATRVNNLLSHIAIRDSDSEEMRYIKQRLALASLATQFTMSSEKMKQLTMYMIHE encoded by the coding sequence atgtgcatgtgcatgtgcaagtgtgtgtgtgtgtgtgtgtgtgtgaccgCCCGTGTATACGTGTACATGTGTATGCACATCTATATACGCATCTCCTTGTCTAtgtctcgctctcgctctgtgtCGGCgaacgtgcgcgcgcgtggggaaaggggagggcgTCTCTCCTTTCATGTCCTTTCTCTCGTGAGGCCGAggcccccccaccccctcctcactgAGCACAGAGGAGACCAAAACGAAATCTGGCCTTCGCCACCTGTCAGTTCCGCCTGTAAaaacacgtacacacacacactgttACCAGACATGGATAGAGCAGCTACAATCAAACGCACGCGGGCCCGCGTACACAAAAGTGGCGTTGTGTgcaccgacgaggaggaggaggcgcagtaCACCTCACCCCCGCTTGCTCTGTATGCCCTCCCACGCCCTCTCATTTTCGGCTCTCGTACGAAGTCATCCATGTACGGGCGCATGATGCGCCATGCCGCTGCATATCTTGCCACAcctgcccttccctcctcacCTTCGCAtcctcttcttttcgtttcgttCCCACACTCTTTCGCCTCAACGCGCTATGATGGCCACCATCGCTGCCCTCCACCATTCCTCACCCTTCCGCCCGCtcgccccacccaccccacaaatacacgcacgcgctggaGCACAGCACGTCTGCAtcttccgcctcctcttgaAGTGTCTTATAACAGTCAAACGCCTTTcactcctcttctctcctcttccgctcataccccccccctccccactaCCCTTCACTCCGTCACAATGGCCACCCGCGTGAACAACCTCCTGAGCCACATCGCTATCCGCGACTCGGATAGCGAGGAGATGCGCTACATCAAGCAGCGTCTCGCgctcgcctccctcgccaccCAGTTCACCATGTCCTCGGAGAAGATGAAGCAGCTCACCATGTACATGATCCACGAG
- a CDS encoding major vault protein-like protein encodes MSTASVVKLMPHEYLHVEDTNTCEVLTLVGPITYTLYDHHRQLHETPQPCVVVPPSQFVTVKNPMHAVPTSLKDKADAPPVYTLLRSSPGSITGLAALPYSRWKMPYGSSELRFFDESPFPLLPGETVDEPSPMPLLTASEALTLEALAPHDVVDPVTGAAVHRAAQECFLFKGPGLYTPRLDERIVSKVTGVYVSPPQVCYLSAKYDFVDDDGVPRVAGEQWIVQAHGIFFPHPAVTLQVRDAYVLTSFEALTFVSYKAFYDEGLQVAREAQKPYLISYADTKDGTYLPRPHETFRGRRRQVHLTATQYCVVINPVGADGTARLHQAEVRLGKQSFMLQPGEHCTKPLTALVLSEDEALLHVALQTYTEADGTVREGGSRWLVRGPRQYIPPVYARVVERRRIIKVDENCGVYVRNIHTGKVRSVFGKPFMLGADEQLWERPIGAYVRRLLAEPRQSLRVTDMSAKERAEASLEEGWAATRVEWDMQASSTAAAEVAGGGCYSASSSGESLDSSDDFMDRGECADELQLLDAATRNAHPPRLSRHISRYHVITVNVEHNTLVRLYDTSTGLSRVVAGPATVFLEPHEHFTPLSLSGGRPKEPHQIHSLSLYLGPDYMADVIEVETRDHARLRLHLAYNWEFGSVDSSGKAGMVDPELAFTIPDFIGEACKALASRVRSAIAGQAFEFFHCNSSTLIRQAIFTPAEDGSIVSHGDSLCFTANGLYITTVDVQSVEPVNIKTRTALAKSVQLAVEIITKAQESDASHQAALLEQEAKGALDLQVMRDRAKAEQQRTELLRVMGENTALEQAGASRAQALAESAARLAEAQGEVDATPIRCAAHSVGMDTELEVLRKRAELDLAHRQSMNNLAIDKIRKLSDIEATKYEKIMASLGSETLIAIANAGPELKAKLLGELGLQGFVVTDGKTPINILNLADKMAAGPLASTPSPAAPGATRVS; translated from the coding sequence ATGAGCACGGCATCCGTAGTGAAGTTGATGCCGCACGAGTACCTGCACGTGGAGGACACGAACACGTGTGAGGTGCTCACCCTTGTCGGTCCCATCACCTACACCCTGTACGACCATCACCGCCAGTTGCACGAAACACCGCAGCCATGCGTTGTGGTGCCGCCCAGCCAATTCGTCACGGTGAAGAATCCGATGCATGCGGTACCGACCTCTCTCAAAGATAAGGCCGATGCGCCGCCAGTGtacacgctgctgcgcagctcaccTGGGTCCATCACGGgcctggcggcgctgccgtacAGCCGCTGGAAGATGCCATATGGCAGCAGTGAGCTACGCTTTTTCGACGAGTCGCCGTTCCCGCTCCTGCCAGGCGAGACTGTCGACGAGCCATCGCCCATGCCGCTGCTAACGGCTTCAGAGGCGCTCACTCTGGAAGCACTCGCACCGCATGACGTTGTGGATCCCGTTACGGGTGCGGCAGTGCACCGCGCCGCTCAGGAATGCTTTCTTTTCAAAGGACCTGGCCTCTACACCCCACGACTTGACGAGCGCATCGTGAGCAAGGTGACCGGTGTGTACGTCTCACCGCCGCAGGTGTGCTACCTGTCGGCCAAGTACGACTTCGTGGACGATGACGGTGTGCCCCGCGTGGCTGGAGAGCAGTGGATTGTTCAGGCGCATGGCATCTTCTTTCCCCACCCCGCCGTGacgctgcaggtgcgtgACGCGTACGTGTTGACCAGCTTCGAGGCGTTGACGTTCGTCTCCTACAAAGCCTTCTACGATGAGGGGTTGCAGGTTGCCCGCGAGGCGCAGAAGCCGTACCTCATCTCGTACGCGGACACCAAGGACGGAACGTACCTCCCACGGCCGCATGAGACGTTTCGGGGCCGGAGGAGACAGGTGCACCTCACTGCCACGCAGTACTGCGTCGTGATCAACCccgtcggcgccgatggAACTGCGAGGCTGCACCAAGCCGAGGTTCGCCTGGGGAAGCAGAGCTTCATGCTGCAGCCCGGTGAGCACTGCACGAAACCTCTCAcagcgctggtgctgagCGAGgacgaagcgctgctgcatgtCGCACTGCAGACGTACACGGAGGCGGATGGAACTGTGCGAGAGGGCGGCTCGCGTTGGCTCGTTCGCGGGCCGCGGCAGTACATCCCGCCAGTATACGCGCGGGTGGTGGAGCGACGGCGCATCATAAAGGTCGACGAGAACTGCGGCGTCTACGTGCGCAACATCCACACAGGCAAGGTGCGCTCGGTCTTTGGCAAGCCGTTCATGCTGGGCGCCGACGAGCAGCTGTGGGAGCGCCCCATCGGTGCTTATGTGCGTCGCCTTCTGGCCGAGCCGCGGCAATCGCTGCGGGTAACGGACATGTCCGCCAAGGAAAGGGCGGAAGCCTCCTTGGAGGAAGGGTGGGCGGCCACGAGGGTGGAGTGGGACATGCAAGcgtcgagcaccgccgccgctgaggtgGCCGGGGGTGGCTGCTACAGCGCTAGCAGCAGTGGCGAGAGCCTCGACTCTAGCGACGACTTCATGGATAGAGGCGAGTGCGCggacgagctgcagctgctcgacgccgccacccgcAACGCGCACCCGCCGCGCCTCTCGCGCCACATTAGTCGCTATCACGTCATCACCGTCAACGTGGAGCACAACACGCTGGTGCGCCTCTACGACACGAGCACCGGCCTCAGCCGCGTTGTGGCCGGCCCCGCCACGGTGTTCCTGGAGCCGCACGAGCACTTCACACCGCTTTCCCTCTCCGGCGGACGTCCGAAGGAACCGCACCAGATCCACTCGCTAAGCCTCTACCTTGGGCCAGACTACATGGCCGACGTCATCGAAGTCGAGACACGCGACCACGCCCGACTGCGGCTTCACCTCGCCTACAACTGGGAGTTTGGTTCCGTAGACTCGAGCGGCAAGGCGGGCATGGTGGACCCAGAGCTGGCCTTCACCATCCCGGACTTCATCGGGGAGGCGTGTAAGGCACTGGCGAGTCGTGTGCGGTCGGCGATTGCGGGACAGGCCTTCGAGTTCTTCCACTGCAACTCGTCGACGCTCATTCGCCAGGCGATCTTCACGCCGGCTGAGGACGGCTCCATCGTCTCCCACGGCGACTCGCTGTGCTTCACCGCAAACGGCCTCTACATCACCACGGTAGATGTGCAGAGCGTGGAGCCGGTGAACATCAAGACGCGGACCGCGCTGGCGAAGAGCGTGCAGCTCGCGGTGGAAATAATCACCAAGGCGCAGGAGAGCGACGCTTCTCACCAAGCGGCgctcctcgagcaggaggcgaaggGTGCGTTGGACCTGCAGGTGATGCGTGACCGCGCCaaggcagagcagcaacgcacagagctgctgcgcgtgatGGGCGAGAACacggcgctggagcaggcCGGCGCCAGtcgtgcgcaggcgctggctgagagcgccgcgcgtctggcagaggcgcagggAGAGGTAGACGCCACCCCGATTCGCTGTGCCGCCCACTCCGTCGGCATGGACACAGAGCTGGAGGTGTTGCGCAAGCGGGCGGAGCTGGACCTCGCACACCGCCAGTCCATGAACAACCTCGCCATCGACAAGATCCGCAAGCTGTCCGACATCGAAGCGACAAAGTACGAGAAGATCATGGCCTCACTCGGGAGTGAGACGCTCATCGCGATTGCGAACGCGGGGCCGGAGCTGAAGGCGAAGCTTCTTGGCGAGCTGGGCCTGCAGGGCTTCGTCGTCACGGACGGCAAGACGCCCATCAACATACTGAACTTGGCAGACAAGATGGCTGCCGGGCCATTGGCCTCCACACCGTccccagcagcgcctggaGCGACGCGAGTGTCGTGA